The following coding sequences lie in one Kamptonema formosum PCC 6407 genomic window:
- a CDS encoding DUF6745 domain-containing protein: MSETKIDKLTPEQEALIPVYQEKWRRIAFSTEPINREKAAKAVNFAYTAIGIKEPEIVFFDSPNAALRQLKIRPWSQRGFELFGELRNQLELQQRYQLQKQLQNQLWHQLWDQFAPQEESQLYNIGRSIENAYRVSDSNWFDFCITVLNCVHNAIKWEALQLLVNNCGWIFPFEYVCGVCARPRILSFDNQHRLHAEGTPAIQFADGYSLYSYHGVTLPDKYGKLHPHQWQSQWLLEEENAELRRVLIQGIGYSRICQELEAVELDTWHEYTLLRIDKNLDFEPINMLKMTCPSTGHTHFLRVPPEINSAREVIKWVNWGVDPEDFSVQT; this comes from the coding sequence ATGTCAGAAACTAAAATTGATAAACTAACTCCTGAACAAGAAGCATTAATTCCAGTATATCAAGAAAAATGGCGGCGAATCGCGTTTTCCACTGAGCCCATAAATCGCGAGAAAGCGGCAAAAGCGGTAAATTTTGCTTATACTGCAATTGGGATAAAAGAGCCAGAAATTGTTTTTTTTGATAGCCCAAATGCAGCTTTAAGGCAATTGAAAATTCGACCTTGGTCTCAAAGGGGATTTGAACTTTTTGGAGAATTGCGAAACCAACTAGAGCTTCAACAGCGTTATCAATTACAAAAACAACTACAAAATCAACTATGGCATCAACTGTGGGATCAATTTGCTCCTCAAGAGGAAAGCCAACTATACAATATTGGTAGATCTATTGAAAATGCTTATAGAGTAAGTGATAGCAATTGGTTTGATTTTTGTATTACTGTCTTAAATTGTGTTCACAACGCAATAAAATGGGAAGCGCTTCAATTGTTAGTCAATAATTGTGGGTGGATTTTCCCTTTTGAATATGTTTGTGGTGTCTGCGCTCGCCCTCGCATCCTCTCCTTCGACAACCAACACCGCCTCCACGCCGAAGGTACACCCGCCATCCAATTTGCAGACGGATACAGCCTCTACTCTTATCACGGAGTCACCTTACCTGATAAATACGGAAAACTGCACCCTCACCAATGGCAATCTCAATGGCTTTTAGAAGAAGAAAATGCCGAACTTAGGCGAGTGCTAATTCAGGGAATAGGTTACAGTCGAATTTGTCAAGAATTAGAAGCTGTTGAATTAGATACATGGCACGAATACACATTATTAAGAATTGATAAAAATCTTGATTTTGAGCCGATTAATATGTTAAAAATGACTTGCCCAAGCACCGGACACACTCATTTTTTGCGAGTGCCACCTGAAATAAATTCTGCAAGAGAGGTAATTAAATGGGTGAATTGGGGAGTCGATCCAGAGGACTTTTCGGTGCAGACTTGA
- the hetL gene encoding heterocyst differentiation pentapeptide repeat protein HetL, with translation MNVDDVLKQYSTGKRSFHQVKLQEIDLLNAELQGIEFDRADLRQSRLGKTNFTQASFQETDLSESILWGTDLTEANLYRAVLREADLSGAKLTDANLEEANLMKACLSGANLVRAKLLRAILFEADLRSTSDQITDLGQAILTNADLSYSNLSGALLYQANLDGAKLCRAHLNETIQQRFLATNLSEASLQGADLSYADLSGAILRKANLRGADMTRTILTNTDLEGAIMPDGTVYSR, from the coding sequence ATGAACGTTGATGATGTTTTAAAGCAATATTCTACAGGAAAACGAAGTTTTCATCAGGTAAAATTACAAGAAATTGACTTGTTGAATGCCGAGCTACAAGGTATAGAGTTCGATCGCGCCGACTTGCGCCAATCCCGCCTTGGTAAAACCAATTTTACTCAAGCTAGTTTTCAAGAAACAGACTTAAGCGAATCAATTTTGTGGGGAACAGATTTGACTGAGGCTAATCTGTATCGAGCCGTGCTACGAGAAGCGGATCTCAGCGGTGCAAAGCTCACAGATGCCAATTTGGAAGAAGCAAATTTGATGAAAGCCTGTTTAAGCGGTGCAAACTTAGTGCGTGCAAAATTATTGCGTGCGATTCTATTTGAAGCAGATTTGCGATCGACTTCTGACCAGATTACCGATCTAGGTCAGGCAATTTTGACTAATGCAGACTTGTCATATTCTAACTTAAGTGGAGCTCTTTTATATCAGGCAAATTTGGATGGTGCAAAGCTTTGTCGCGCTCATCTAAATGAGACGATACAGCAGCGCTTTTTAGCCACTAATTTGAGTGAAGCTAGTTTACAAGGAGCCGATCTTAGTTATGCTGATTTGAGTGGCGCTATTTTACGCAAAGCTAATTTACGCGGTGCGGATATGACTAGAACTATTCTCACGAATACGGATTTAGAAGGAGCGATTATGCCTGATGGAACGGTTTATTCTCGGTAG
- the acsF gene encoding magnesium-protoporphyrin IX monomethyl ester (oxidative) cyclase encodes MVNSLAKPALETAASKKAIKETILTPRFYTTDFDKTAQLDLSAQETELQAMLTEMRADYNRHHFVRDEEFNRLCKETNLTGEARQAFVDYLERSCVSEFSGFLLFKELSRKLKDRSPLLAEMFSLMARDEARHAGFLNKAMGDFGCTMDLGYLTKHRVYTFFPIEWVLYTVYLSEKIGYWRYIIIYRHLEKHPENQFYPLFRYFESWCQDENRHGDIFKALLRSQPSLWQTWQSRLWSRFFLLSVFATHTLTVHERTGFYDTLGIDATEFDAQVIRKTNETSARAFPSILNTDHPEFFERLHKCSDLNLKMSEINQSSQPKWLKVLRKLPLQLSIVGHLLRLYLIKPIDAEATRGMVH; translated from the coding sequence ATGGTGAATTCTCTGGCTAAGCCCGCTCTGGAAACTGCGGCATCCAAGAAGGCAATCAAGGAAACAATTCTTACGCCTCGGTTTTACACAACAGATTTTGACAAGACTGCACAATTGGATCTATCTGCCCAGGAGACTGAGTTACAGGCGATGCTGACAGAAATGCGGGCCGACTACAACCGCCATCATTTCGTGCGGGATGAGGAATTTAACCGCTTGTGCAAAGAGACTAATCTTACGGGAGAGGCGCGGCAGGCATTTGTGGATTATTTAGAGAGATCCTGCGTTTCGGAGTTTTCGGGGTTTCTGTTATTTAAGGAATTGTCGCGCAAATTGAAGGATCGCAGCCCCCTGTTAGCTGAGATGTTTAGTCTGATGGCACGGGATGAAGCTCGCCATGCTGGATTTTTGAACAAGGCGATGGGCGATTTTGGCTGTACGATGGATTTGGGCTATTTGACTAAGCACCGGGTTTATACATTTTTCCCGATCGAATGGGTGCTTTACACGGTTTATTTGTCAGAAAAGATTGGCTATTGGCGCTACATCATTATTTATCGCCATCTGGAAAAGCACCCTGAGAACCAGTTTTATCCGCTATTCCGCTACTTTGAGAGTTGGTGTCAGGATGAAAATCGACATGGGGATATTTTTAAGGCTTTGTTGCGATCGCAACCTTCCCTTTGGCAAACTTGGCAATCTCGTTTATGGAGTCGCTTTTTCTTGCTTTCAGTGTTTGCAACTCACACGCTGACAGTGCATGAAAGAACGGGATTTTATGATACCTTGGGGATTGATGCAACAGAGTTTGATGCTCAGGTAATTCGCAAAACTAATGAAACTTCTGCCCGTGCTTTTCCCTCTATTTTGAATACAGATCATCCAGAGTTTTTCGAGCGGCTGCACAAGTGTTCGGATTTGAATTTGAAAATGTCAGAAATCAATCAAAGTTCTCAGCCGAAGTGGTTAAAAGTGCTGCGTAAGTTGCCATTACAATTGTCGATTGTTGGGCATCTGTTACGGCTTTATTTGATTAAGCCGATCGATGCAGAGGCCACGCGGGGAATGGTGCATTAA
- a CDS encoding biliverdin-producing heme oxygenase, with translation MSQDLALRLREGTKHSHTAAENTAYMKCFLKGIVEREPFRKLLANLYLVYSTLEGELQRHQNHEIVGKIYFPELNRTANLEKDLAFYYGNNWREQIVPLPAPAGKIYVERLQEIASTDPVLLIAHAYTRYMGDLSGGQSLKKIIRSALKLPEDRGTGLHDFEQIPTVEAKREFKEKYRQALDSLPIDPATIERIVDEANYAFQLNRDVVHELEDDVKAAIGDHVFDLLTRQDIPGATERPHHGAPKELATTEYSI, from the coding sequence ATGAGTCAAGATTTAGCCCTACGCTTACGTGAAGGCACCAAACACTCCCACACCGCCGCCGAAAACACCGCTTACATGAAATGTTTTCTCAAAGGAATAGTCGAGCGAGAACCCTTCCGTAAATTATTGGCAAATTTGTATTTGGTCTACAGCACATTAGAAGGAGAACTGCAACGCCACCAAAATCATGAAATTGTCGGAAAAATTTATTTTCCAGAACTCAATCGTACAGCCAATTTAGAGAAAGATTTAGCCTTTTATTACGGCAACAACTGGCGCGAACAGATTGTACCTTTACCCGCACCCGCTGGTAAAATTTATGTCGAGCGCCTCCAAGAAATTGCTAGCACCGATCCCGTACTCCTAATTGCCCACGCTTACACCCGCTACATGGGCGATCTTTCCGGTGGTCAAAGCTTGAAAAAAATCATTCGCTCAGCATTGAAATTACCCGAAGATCGAGGTACAGGACTCCATGACTTTGAGCAAATTCCTACTGTAGAAGCTAAACGGGAATTCAAAGAAAAATATCGTCAAGCACTTGATTCTTTACCGATCGATCCGGCAACCATTGAACGCATTGTCGATGAAGCTAATTATGCCTTTCAACTGAATCGCGATGTCGTCCATGAATTAGAAGACGATGTAAAAGCCGCCATCGGCGATCATGTCTTTGATTTACTCACACGCCAAGATATTCCCGGTGCAACAGAACGGCCGCATCACGGAGCACCTAAAGAACTCGCAACCACTGAATATAGCATTTAG
- the hemN gene encoding oxygen-independent coproporphyrinogen III oxidase, with protein MIHTLPTVQFDPALLRKYDQPVPRYTSYPPATELKPEFDQIDFRAAVAVSNYKKTPLSLYCHIPFCETACYFCGCNTVITQRKEISEPYLNYLLRDISQMAELISRDRTVQQMHWGGGTPNYLSLSQVETLWTAINQHFKFDPQAEISIEVNPRTLNRNYVLFLRELGFNRISFGIQDFNPQVQEAVNRIQPEDLLFDAMGWIKEAGFESVNVDLIYGLPHQNLDTFRDTIKKTIKLDPDRIAVFNFAYVPWLKPVQRRLPEEALPQAAEKLDILQMTIEELTQNGYQFIGMDHFAKPNDELSVAQREGQLHRNFQGYTTKPESDLIGFGVTSISMLNDVYVQNHKKLKDFYLAIDQGTLPIERGVRLNQDDIVRRTAIMELMCQFELSKDDLEEKYHLRFDQGFDEYFLGERSELEKLQADGLLQVSHNHIQVTPAGRLLIRNIAAVFDAYLQSKITANFSRAI; from the coding sequence ATGATCCATACATTACCTACAGTTCAATTCGATCCCGCCTTACTCCGCAAATACGACCAACCAGTACCCCGCTACACCAGTTATCCACCAGCAACAGAATTAAAACCAGAGTTTGACCAGATTGATTTTAGAGCAGCAGTCGCCGTTAGTAACTATAAAAAAACGCCCCTATCGCTCTACTGTCATATTCCTTTTTGTGAAACTGCCTGTTATTTCTGCGGTTGTAATACTGTCATTACTCAACGCAAAGAAATTTCCGAACCTTACCTAAATTATTTGCTTCGCGATATTAGCCAGATGGCAGAGTTGATTAGTCGCGATCGCACAGTTCAACAAATGCACTGGGGCGGCGGGACACCTAATTATCTGTCTCTCAGTCAAGTTGAAACCCTGTGGACAGCCATTAATCAACATTTTAAATTCGATCCACAAGCAGAAATTTCCATTGAAGTAAACCCGCGTACTCTTAATCGCAACTACGTTCTATTTTTACGCGAACTAGGATTTAATCGGATTAGTTTTGGCATTCAAGATTTCAATCCGCAGGTACAGGAAGCCGTAAATCGGATTCAGCCAGAAGATCTCTTGTTTGATGCTATGGGTTGGATTAAGGAAGCCGGATTTGAAAGCGTTAATGTCGATCTAATTTATGGTTTGCCCCATCAAAATCTGGACACATTTCGTGATACCATTAAGAAAACCATTAAACTCGATCCCGATCGAATTGCCGTCTTCAATTTTGCCTATGTACCTTGGTTAAAACCCGTACAACGTCGCCTTCCCGAAGAAGCATTACCCCAAGCTGCTGAAAAACTTGATATTCTACAAATGACAATTGAGGAATTAACTCAGAATGGGTATCAATTTATTGGCATGGATCATTTTGCCAAACCGAATGATGAACTATCAGTAGCTCAACGAGAAGGACAACTGCATCGCAACTTCCAAGGCTATACTACTAAACCAGAATCCGATCTAATTGGATTTGGGGTCACATCAATTAGTATGCTTAACGATGTGTATGTCCAAAATCACAAAAAACTCAAAGATTTTTATCTAGCAATTGACCAAGGAACTTTACCAATAGAACGAGGAGTTAGGCTCAATCAAGATGATATTGTGCGTCGCACTGCGATCATGGAATTAATGTGTCAATTTGAACTCTCAAAAGATGATTTAGAAGAGAAATATCATCTGCGTTTCGATCAAGGGTTTGATGAATATTTTTTGGGTGAGCGTTCGGAACTTGAAAAACTGCAAGCTGATGGACTGCTTCAAGTTTCTCACAATCACATTCAGGTGACACCTGCTGGACGATTACTAATTCGCAATATTGCTGCTGTATTTGATGCTTACCTGCAAAGTAAAATTACAGCCAATTTCTCCAGAGCAATTTAA
- a CDS encoding acyl-CoA desaturase → MTLNDLSISPEERPNLDWIAVAFFTSIHGLALLAPWFFSWSALGVTLFLHWFFGSIGICLGYHRLLSHRSFQVPQWLEYTIAIIGALALQGGPIFWIAGHRLHHAFTEDEIKDPYSARRGFWWSHMLWIFYPYSTFFDYEKYQRFAPDLARDPFYRWLNRNFLLLQIPLALLLYVVGGWSFIIWGMFVRAVLLWHSTWFINSVTHLWGYRSFETNDNSRNLWWAAILTYGEGWHNNHHAHPNVAKAGWRWWEIDITWWAIWLMKSLGLARKVIMPPVPVTDK, encoded by the coding sequence ATGACATTGAATGATTTGTCGATATCACCGGAAGAAAGACCCAATTTAGATTGGATAGCTGTTGCATTTTTTACCAGTATTCATGGTCTAGCATTACTAGCTCCCTGGTTTTTTTCCTGGTCAGCATTAGGTGTAACTTTGTTTTTACACTGGTTTTTTGGTAGTATTGGTATCTGCTTAGGTTATCATCGCTTGTTAAGCCATCGCAGTTTTCAGGTTCCCCAATGGCTGGAATATACGATCGCGATTATTGGTGCTTTAGCACTTCAGGGTGGGCCGATTTTTTGGATTGCCGGACACCGACTGCACCATGCCTTTACCGAAGATGAAATCAAAGATCCCTACTCTGCCCGTCGAGGATTTTGGTGGAGTCATATGTTGTGGATTTTCTATCCCTATTCAACATTTTTCGACTATGAAAAGTATCAGCGCTTTGCCCCTGACTTAGCACGAGATCCGTTTTATCGTTGGCTGAATCGCAACTTTTTACTGCTGCAAATTCCTCTGGCACTGTTACTTTATGTAGTAGGTGGATGGTCTTTTATTATCTGGGGTATGTTTGTGAGAGCGGTTCTGCTTTGGCATAGTACCTGGTTCATTAATTCTGTTACTCATCTTTGGGGATATCGTAGTTTTGAAACTAATGATAATTCCCGTAATCTTTGGTGGGCGGCAATTCTCACCTACGGCGAAGGCTGGCATAACAATCATCACGCTCATCCTAATGTGGCAAAAGCTGGTTGGCGTTGGTGGGAAATTGATATTACTTGGTGGGCAATTTGGTTAATGAAGAGTTTGGGATTGGCGCGGAAAGTTATTATGCCGCCTGTTCCAGTGACGGATAAGTAG